The bacterium DNA segment TCGTCATAAGCCCTGCGCAGGTCCTCTTCCGCCTTGCGGCGATGGATGGAATCGATCGTCAGAGAGACGAGGTCGGCGATGGAGGCGGCAAAGGCTTGCTCTTCGGCGGACCATCCCCTCTGAGACCCGACATGCTCATGACAGACGATTCCAATGAATTCGCCATTCAGCCAGATGGGGGCATCCAACATGGCGGTGATTCCATTGGGAATGAGATAATCGGGCGTGAACTCAGAGGTCCGCGGATCGATTCGGGCATCGAGGGCCGCCAAGGTCCGGTTTTCCTCCAAGGCCGAAAAATAACGGGGATAACATTCCCTCCTCAGGATTTGTCCCTTTTCGTAGGATTCCGTGCTGCGGTGATAGAGTTTTTCGCAGACGATGGCCGTTCTCTCGCGATCAAATAGCCACGCGCTGACCCGGTCGACCGCCAGAGCGTCGGCATCGACTCGAGTGATCACCTCAAGTCCCGACTCCAGGTCCGGGAAAGAGGTCTTCGCGAGCTGTAGAAAAACCCGATGATATTCGGAAGTCGGGAGAGGATTCGCCACGTGTCTTTCTCCTTTTCGAGGTAGAATATCATAGCCCCTCGATGGAGAGAATAGAGCGGGGTGAAATGCTGAGGGACTAGGATTCGAACCTAGATTCCCTGGGTCAGAGCCAGGTGTCCTGCCGTTGGACGATCCCTCAATTAGATTGGGGAGAGATACCGCTCTCTCCCCAACTGCCCCTCATCTGTTCGCCGCGAAATCACCATTCGCTGCGAAAGGGGACCTTTCTTCGCTCATTCTTTAGCAAGGGGTCGGATGAGAGGCAAGCGGTCTATGCCGCTTCCCGCGGCACAACGTTCGCTACGGCCACCCTTCGGGTGCCATCAGATCGTCGAATCTAAGCTGTGCTTCAGGTCGTAAAGGAAGTTAGTGAACGGTCTTCTTGGACGGATCGGCGATGGCGGCCAGGATGGCCGAGAGGCCGTCCTGCTGGAGGTATTGGCCCAGCGTCTTTTCCAGGGCGTCGACGTCGCCTCTCAACGCCTCGTCCTGGGCCTGTTTGATGAGCGGGGCGCAGGGCTTGCGGATGAGCGGAAAGACCGGCTTGATCTTGGGTTCGACGAAGCTCAAAAAGATCCGCCTCGCGCCGCGAATGTCGGGGCTCTCGCTGGCCAGGTGGCCCGCCGCGTGCGCAAGCTCCTGGCTGGTGAGAAGCGGCTTGTCCGTGGCGAGGTCGCCGGACGGCTCTTCACGTCGGGAGAGGGGCGGGACCCCCGGGACCTCTCCCTCGTCCGCGATCGGACCCTGAGTGGACCCAAAGGCCGCAATGGCCTTCTCGATGAAACCCCTCATGCCATCCAGTTTCCAGGGCTTCGCGAGTTGGCCACTGACCTTCACCCGGCGGTTCAGATCCTTGGCAATTCCATCATCTAAGTATGCGGAAAGTATTGCCTTTTCCGCATTCGGGTTCATCTCCTGAACTTTTTCTAAGAAATCGATGCCCGTCATGCCCGGCATATTGTGGTCGGCGATCACCAAGGCAAACTTATTTTTCTTAATGATTTCAATACCTTCTTCGCCAGAGGCCGCCGTCATGATGTCATACTTGCCCTGAAAGGCCTTCAGGAAGAGCGCACGATGGCTCGGCTGATCGTCGACGTAGAGAATGGTCTTTTGAAAGTGTTCGTTCCCCACAAACGTATCATCGGCAGGGGAAGGCAAAAGTTGCGTCTACTAGAGAAATTTAATGGTCTTCAGAAAGTTCTGAAAGGGCCGGTAGTAGAGATCAAACTGGTCCGCGGGGAAACTGCCGGTCAGGTTCACGGCGGTCAAGTCCTTCAGAAGCGTCACCTGGACCTGCTGGACCATCTGCCCCGGCTTGATATCCGGAGGCGGCTGCCCCGGTCCCTGCTGGGCGGCGAGCATCTGCTTCATCGCCGAGACGTCCCAGGTGCACACCATCTGGATGCCCTTGACCCCGCCGATGATGATCTCGCGCTCGTCGGTGACCTTGAAGTCACGGATGCCGCGATTCATGATCGATTGCTTGATCCGATCGAAATATTGGCGGAGCGGAATGGCCTGCGGGAGCCTCTCCTTGGTCAGGATGATGTTGGGCTTCACGTTCTTATCCGGGGAGGGGAGCGTGAAGGTGAGCATGCCCTGATCCTGCCAATTCGCTGGTGTTTCGAACTCGAGGTCAGTAAAGGAGATTTTTCCCATAGATTCGCGAAGGTTATCATCGATGCCCGAGAAAGTAAAAACAAATGTCCCCAAGGTGAGAAAGGTCTACGCCGCCTTGGAGGGAGAGCGTCTGGACCGTGTCCTGCAGACGCTGACCGGTCTCTCCCGCAAAAAGGCCAAGTCCCTCCTCGATCAAGGCCGCGTGAAGGTGAACGGCCGCAAGGTCATCATCGCCTCCTGGCAGATGAAGACGGGGGATGCGATCGAGGTCGTCGCGGAATCGATGCCCACCGCCGAGAAGTATTTCCTGAAGGTCGTCTATGAGGATTCCGACCTTCTCGTCGTCGAAAAGGACGCGGGGATCGGCTGCGAACCTTCCAGCCTTGCGATGCGCCCGTCGATCGTCTCCATCATCAACGCCTATTTGAAGCGGAAGAATCCGCACCTGAAACACCACTACCTGGGCCTCGTGCACCGGCTCGACCGCGACACCTCCGGCCTGATGGTCTACACGAAGACGAAAGAGGCCAACAAGATCACCGACCAGTTCAAGCGCCACACCATACGCCGCAAGTACGTGGCCGTGGTCGAGGGGAGGATCGACAAGGACCAAGGCCGGATCGAAGGGTTTTTGAAAAAGAGCGACCTCTTGGGGGGAGGGCGGAAGGTCGCCCTGGGGACGGCCTATTCCGGTCAGAAGGCCGTGACCGACTTTCGCGTTTTGGAGCGCTACGGCGGGGCCACGCTCGTGGAGATCAACTTGAATACGGGGCGCACTCACCAGATCCGCGTGCAGATGGCGTCGATCGGGCACCCGGTGGTGGGAGACCGGATCTATGGGAAGGAAGAAGATCGAATTCGATTCCCGCGCCAGGCTCTGCACGCCGCTTACTTGAAGTTCCACCATCCGGTGACCGGGCAAAAGATGGAGTTCTCCTCGGAACTCCCGAAAGACATGCGAAAGTTGGTCGACCGGCTCCGGCTTCAAGCCTAATCATTGACGCCTTCGATCACCATCCCCACGCCCCCGGTCCACAGACCGAGATCGGCCTCCGCGTCGATCAACGCGCGGGCCTGTTCGAGGGAGCCGATCCCGGCGTGTTCGTGCAGGCGGATGGGGATCATGGGAATAAAATAGGGGGGATACCGCTCCAGGATGTAGGTGAGGAGCCCGAGCTTGGCCGACTCGTCGGCCCAATCCACGCGGGCCAGCCCCAGGTACCGGTAGGCCTGGGTCAGGTTGATGGGTTTGGGGTGGAGGGTCGCGTGGGCCGAGGGGTAGCGGCGAAAGATTTCCTCCAACTGGTCCTCGATGCTCCGGCGCTGCGCCTCGGGCGATATGACGCCGCCGCCGACAAAGACGATGTGTTGGCCCGACCGCTGCAGGAACCGTCGCGCGAACTCGATGAAGGCGGTCTTGCGGGGGCCGGAGATGTAGACCGATTCGTCGAAAATCACGACTGTCGGTTGCACCAACTCGTCGATCCGACGGAGGAGAACCGCCGTTTCCGCGGTCCCGCCCATCCTCTGGGCGTCCAACGAGACGACCCGGTGACCCCTTTGCGACAGCGTCCTCTCCAGGTTCCAGATCAGGACCTCGGTCTTGCCGCAACCGGAGAGCCCCGTGGCGGTCACGATTTGGGTGCCCGCCTCGATCGCCTGAACCACGGCCCGGACCTCCGCCCCCCGGTACTCGTGGATCGGCGTCCCTGGAGGATCGCGATCGAGCGATCGGAGCAGAAACCCGTCCTTGGAGCGGAAACCGAGGACGCGGTAGGGGGATTCCGGCTGCGTCATTGACGTCAGATCGGGAACGGGCGGCGTTTTCTTGGGACGGGGAAAGAGGTAGGGACGATGGACGATGAGCGCGTTCCGGACGTCCTCCGGCAATTGGCTATAGGCGCCTCCCAGCACGCCGCGGAGCCTTTGGAGGGCCTCCTGATTGCGCCCCTCGAGCACGGAATCGTGAAATCGCAGAAACGACGGATCGTCGCGAAGGTCGAGGCGCATGACGTAACGCTCCCGGTCCAAGAGGAGGGCGAGTCCCGGGCGCCGCACCACGTCCACGACCTGATCGACGGTGAATTGA contains these protein-coding regions:
- a CDS encoding response regulator, which gives rise to MGNEHFQKTILYVDDQPSHRALFLKAFQGKYDIMTAASGEEGIEIIKKNKFALVIADHNMPGMTGIDFLEKVQEMNPNAEKAILSAYLDDGIAKDLNRRVKVSGQLAKPWKLDGMRGFIEKAIAAFGSTQGPIADEGEVPGVPPLSRREEPSGDLATDKPLLTSQELAHAAGHLASESPDIRGARRIFLSFVEPKIKPVFPLIRKPCAPLIKQAQDEALRGDVDALEKTLGQYLQQDGLSAILAAIADPSKKTVH
- a CDS encoding DcrB-related protein encodes the protein MGKISFTDLEFETPANWQDQGMLTFTLPSPDKNVKPNIILTKERLPQAIPLRQYFDRIKQSIMNRGIRDFKVTDEREIIIGGVKGIQMVCTWDVSAMKQMLAAQQGPGQPPPDIKPGQMVQQVQVTLLKDLTAVNLTGSFPADQFDLYYRPFQNFLKTIKFL
- a CDS encoding RluA family pseudouridine synthase → MRKVYAALEGERLDRVLQTLTGLSRKKAKSLLDQGRVKVNGRKVIIASWQMKTGDAIEVVAESMPTAEKYFLKVVYEDSDLLVVEKDAGIGCEPSSLAMRPSIVSIINAYLKRKNPHLKHHYLGLVHRLDRDTSGLMVYTKTKEANKITDQFKRHTIRRKYVAVVEGRIDKDQGRIEGFLKKSDLLGGGRKVALGTAYSGQKAVTDFRVLERYGGATLVEINLNTGRTHQIRVQMASIGHPVVGDRIYGKEEDRIRFPRQALHAAYLKFHHPVTGQKMEFSSELPKDMRKLVDRLRLQA